A window from Hymenobacter volaticus encodes these proteins:
- a CDS encoding alpha/beta hydrolase family protein → MVVTLPAIAGAPIVLNGQWRGPLKVPGGTIELIVTIVPLTNGTYYAALDVPQQRIYRMPVEVVLKGNDLSLQIEQAGSSFKGKVVKDGAILAGVWKQPGLSGALEMQRAGSATAASGKVRLTPPYREDDINFTNVAAKLRLAGTLTVPAGPGPFPAVVLLSDSGPQDRDAGEQEYRMFSILADYLTRRGIAVLRFDDRGVGRSQGSYFNTTTIDMVGDAQAAMSFLRSQNLINPEQVGFIGHGEGANVALLAAADANVGKPAFVVSLAGYGLPGRHVLVQQQLEIMRLIGANPAQVKAALALHVEMIDIIRQTPNDAVARSKVASTLRNGNTDLDPHMARARAIQLTSPWSRYFIDFEPARKLPDVKCPVLALNGTNDLQVEASGNLAMLRRGLHNSRDVKTQKITGVNHWLQPLQEEWAIVNGEQQPTFSPKALELMREWIAARTTQPGAVPVTVKRTSPAKAKISREVQATKPQASR, encoded by the coding sequence ATGGTAGTAACACTACCCGCCATAGCAGGTGCTCCCATAGTGCTGAACGGGCAATGGCGTGGCCCATTAAAAGTACCTGGCGGTACAATCGAACTCATTGTTACTATCGTTCCTCTCACCAATGGGACTTACTATGCTGCTCTCGACGTACCGCAGCAGCGCATTTACCGCATGCCGGTAGAGGTAGTCTTGAAAGGCAACGACCTTAGCCTGCAGATCGAGCAGGCAGGTAGTAGTTTTAAAGGCAAGGTTGTAAAGGACGGAGCCATTCTAGCTGGCGTCTGGAAGCAACCTGGTTTGTCAGGAGCGTTAGAAATGCAGCGGGCGGGCTCTGCTACTGCTGCTTCGGGCAAAGTGCGCCTGACGCCTCCCTACCGTGAAGATGACATCAATTTCACCAATGTAGCAGCCAAACTGCGCCTCGCAGGCACGCTAACTGTGCCCGCCGGGCCAGGCCCCTTTCCAGCCGTCGTGCTCCTCTCCGATTCGGGTCCACAAGACCGCGACGCTGGGGAGCAAGAGTATCGTATGTTCAGCATTCTGGCCGATTACCTAACTCGCCGCGGCATCGCCGTACTGCGCTTCGACGACCGTGGCGTAGGTAGGTCGCAAGGCAGTTATTTCAACACCACTACCATCGATATGGTAGGCGATGCGCAGGCAGCTATGAGCTTTTTGCGCAGTCAGAATCTTATCAATCCCGAGCAAGTTGGCTTTATTGGACACGGGGAAGGAGCCAACGTAGCCTTACTAGCAGCTGCTGATGCTAATGTGGGCAAACCAGCTTTTGTGGTATCATTGGCAGGTTATGGCCTCCCCGGGCGTCATGTATTGGTGCAGCAACAGCTAGAAATCATGCGGCTCATTGGTGCTAACCCTGCGCAAGTGAAAGCAGCATTGGCACTACACGTTGAAATGATTGATATTATTCGGCAGACGCCGAACGATGCGGTAGCTCGGAGCAAAGTGGCTTCCACGTTGCGCAACGGCAACACCGACCTCGATCCGCACATGGCGCGTGCCCGGGCTATTCAGCTCACCTCCCCTTGGTCCCGCTACTTCATTGACTTCGAGCCAGCGCGCAAGTTGCCCGACGTAAAATGCCCTGTACTCGCCCTCAACGGCACCAATGATTTGCAGGTAGAAGCCAGTGGCAACTTGGCTATGCTACGCCGGGGTCTACATAACAGCCGGGACGTTAAAACCCAAAAGATTACGGGTGTTAATCATTGGCTACAACCTTTGCAGGAAGAATGGGCCATCGTAAATGGCGAGCAGCAACCCACTTTCTCACCTAAGGCACTGGAATTGATGCGCGAATGGATAGCCGCACGCACCACACAACCAGGTGCTGTACCTGTTACAGTGAAACGTACTTCTCCAGCCAAAGCCAAAATAAGTCGCGAGGTACAAGCCACAAAGCCGCAAGCTAGTCGCTAG
- the gldB gene encoding gliding motility lipoprotein GldB gives MRPILVALLGFVLVLLAACRRDQNTCELNPEVANVSAPVELERLEKPFFQIKNSADAKRFITQHPLFANQFLQRRQFPTDDVLAGTLTRLATNAGLQQLGRQTDSTFQESEKLKSELQRMFQHIRYNFKDFQVPPVKTFVTGLSQDMFVNDSLMVLGLDFFVGPDARYRPNVPDYILRRYRPEYVLPTAALAISSKYNKKELTNQTMLSDMIQFGKSLYFAEQVLPCTPDSILIGYTNKELTGVYFNESKVWAHFLDKKLLYTTTPFVVQKYVGERPNIPEIDKTCPGRVGAWLGWQIVRKYMTNNPNVTLAQLMADKDAQHILTDSRYRPKPRRAER, from the coding sequence ATGCGTCCCATCCTTGTTGCTCTATTAGGGTTCGTTTTAGTATTGCTCGCTGCATGCAGGCGGGACCAAAATACCTGTGAACTTAACCCTGAAGTAGCTAACGTAAGCGCCCCGGTAGAGTTGGAGCGGTTAGAAAAACCATTTTTTCAAATTAAAAATAGTGCCGACGCCAAGCGCTTCATTACGCAGCATCCTTTGTTTGCCAACCAGTTTTTGCAGCGGCGGCAATTCCCTACCGACGACGTGCTAGCCGGCACGCTCACTCGTTTAGCTACCAACGCGGGCCTGCAACAGCTCGGCCGTCAAACCGATAGTACCTTTCAAGAATCTGAAAAACTGAAAAGCGAGCTGCAGCGCATGTTCCAGCACATTCGCTACAACTTTAAGGATTTTCAGGTGCCCCCTGTCAAGACTTTCGTGACGGGGCTGAGTCAGGATATGTTTGTCAATGATAGCCTGATGGTGCTAGGCTTGGATTTCTTTGTAGGTCCAGATGCCCGTTACCGGCCTAACGTTCCCGATTACATCTTGCGTCGGTACCGACCCGAGTATGTATTGCCCACGGCTGCGTTGGCTATCAGTAGCAAATACAACAAGAAAGAACTGACCAATCAGACCATGCTTTCGGACATGATTCAGTTCGGTAAGTCACTTTACTTTGCTGAGCAAGTGCTGCCTTGCACACCCGATTCTATACTGATTGGCTATACCAACAAAGAGCTAACCGGAGTGTATTTCAATGAAAGCAAGGTGTGGGCGCATTTTCTGGACAAAAAGCTGCTCTACACTACGACGCCCTTTGTAGTTCAGAAATACGTGGGAGAGCGGCCTAATATTCCTGAAATTGACAAAACGTGCCCGGGTCGGGTCGGTGCTTGGTTAGGCTGGCAAATTGTGCGCAAGTACATGACCAACAACCCGAACGTGACATTGGCGCAGCTGATGGCCGACAAAGACGCGCAGCATATTCTCACTGATTCACGCTATCGGCCTAAGCCACGAAGGGCAGAACGGTAG
- a CDS encoding Rne/Rng family ribonuclease: protein MSNELIINSTQEGERIALLQDKRLIEYHFDRNDTNYSVGDIFLGTVKKVMPGLNAAFIDIGYEKDAFLHYGDLGEQFPSLSKWVRGVQSQKITVGALKTFGLEGPLDKVGKAADILKKGQQIVVQIVKEPISTKGPRLSTDISMAGRYLVLVPFSNTISVSKKIVSKTERERLKRLIASIKPDNFGVIIRTVAEGREVAELDRDMQSMTSKWDQLFTALRTAKPNDKVLGELGRTSSMLRDMLNESFDAITVDTPARYEEMRGYLEQIAPDKIGLLKHYTGKVKVFEHLGIEKQLKTLFGKTVTVPGGGYLVIEHTEALHVIDVNSGNKSNQESDQEATALMVNMLAAKEVARQLRLRDMGGIIVVDFIDMKSAESRKKVEDAVHSIMKLDKARYTILPITKFGLLQITRQRVRPAENIVTGEACPTCGGTGKISASIQVTDEIDNSIEDLLVTQNQAGITLYVHPFLHAYYTKGLVSKQMKWYLKYYKWIKVVKDTSLGLTDYRIEDEQGEEIELHSAAAAMARLQDREIEITD, encoded by the coding sequence TTGAGTAACGAATTAATAATTAATTCTACTCAGGAAGGAGAACGGATTGCCCTGCTCCAGGACAAGCGGCTCATCGAATATCATTTCGACCGCAACGACACCAATTATTCGGTGGGCGACATCTTCCTGGGCACGGTCAAGAAAGTTATGCCCGGTCTGAACGCCGCGTTCATTGACATCGGGTACGAAAAGGATGCGTTTCTGCACTACGGCGACTTAGGCGAGCAATTTCCTTCGCTTAGCAAGTGGGTGCGGGGCGTACAGTCGCAGAAAATTACGGTAGGCGCACTGAAAACTTTTGGTCTGGAAGGGCCATTGGATAAGGTGGGCAAGGCTGCCGATATACTCAAGAAGGGCCAGCAGATTGTGGTCCAGATTGTAAAAGAGCCAATATCAACCAAAGGGCCACGCCTCTCCACGGATATTTCCATGGCCGGCCGTTACTTAGTGTTGGTGCCGTTTTCGAATACCATCAGCGTCTCGAAGAAAATCGTGAGCAAGACGGAGCGGGAACGGCTAAAACGGCTAATTGCTTCTATCAAGCCCGACAACTTTGGCGTCATCATCCGAACGGTGGCCGAAGGGCGGGAAGTGGCCGAACTGGACCGCGACATGCAAAGCATGACCAGTAAGTGGGACCAGCTATTTACCGCTTTGCGTACGGCTAAGCCAAACGACAAGGTACTAGGTGAGTTGGGTCGAACCAGTTCCATGCTGCGCGACATGCTCAACGAGTCGTTTGATGCCATTACGGTGGATACCCCGGCTCGGTATGAGGAAATGCGTGGGTATTTAGAACAGATTGCCCCAGATAAAATCGGGCTGCTCAAACACTACACCGGAAAAGTGAAGGTGTTTGAGCACCTCGGAATTGAAAAGCAGCTTAAAACACTGTTTGGCAAAACTGTGACGGTACCCGGCGGCGGCTACTTGGTAATAGAGCATACAGAAGCCCTGCACGTCATTGACGTGAACTCGGGCAACAAGAGCAACCAGGAAAGTGACCAAGAAGCTACGGCTTTAATGGTGAATATGCTGGCTGCCAAAGAAGTAGCGCGGCAGTTGCGGCTGCGCGATATGGGTGGCATCATCGTCGTCGACTTTATTGATATGAAGTCGGCAGAGAGCCGCAAGAAGGTGGAAGATGCGGTTCATAGCATCATGAAGCTTGATAAGGCTCGCTACACCATTCTTCCGATTACTAAGTTTGGGTTGTTGCAAATCACGCGGCAACGCGTGCGCCCTGCCGAAAATATCGTCACGGGTGAGGCTTGCCCAACTTGTGGCGGCACCGGTAAGATTTCCGCTTCGATTCAGGTAACCGACGAAATCGACAATAGCATTGAAGATTTGTTGGTGACGCAGAATCAGGCGGGTATTACGTTGTACGTGCATCCCTTCCTGCACGCATATTATACTAAAGGGTTGGTATCGAAGCAGATGAAATGGTATCTGAAGTACTACAAGTGGATCAAAGTAGTGAAGGATACGAGCCTCGGCCTAACTGATTACCGTATCGAGGACGAGCAAGGTGAGGAAATTGAGTTGCACTCCGCTGCTGCTGCTATGGCCCGTTTGCAAGACCGCGAAATTGAAATAACTGACTAA
- a CDS encoding glycosyltransferase family 4 protein, translated as MHIAVFSQYHTNPDCPATSRHYALLAHIARTHRVTLITTRTWERQRLTQEFPWLPEGVEMRAAVVPYHNKMGVPRRALAFGQYAAYALREGLRIDKPDVIWGISTPLTAAWAAAQVARWRRIQWVFEVQDLWPSFPVAMGAVPNKWAQKQMFSVEKSLYQSARHILPLSPGMTDYIRRLGIPEEKLTTVLNGTDLDLAARATDSAIADLRQQLQLQGRRVVLYAGTFGRANNIPMLVAAAVALAAKCPEVVWLFMGHGYDEPLLREAAINHSYIRLVPPQPRHAVFTWFKLADVSVVSFLGMPVLDANSPAKLYDSLAVGTPVIITNSGWTRDLVESNKCGWYSPADNAIALAEQLRKLFEHPRQLRVAGEAGRELAANAFDRQKIAAIMQDRLEQAIT; from the coding sequence GTGCATATTGCCGTCTTCAGTCAGTACCACACTAACCCCGACTGTCCGGCGACAAGCCGGCATTATGCATTGCTAGCGCATATTGCCCGTACGCACCGCGTCACGCTTATTACCACACGCACTTGGGAGCGGCAGCGGCTGACACAAGAGTTTCCGTGGCTGCCAGAGGGGGTAGAAATGCGTGCTGCTGTAGTGCCTTATCATAACAAGATGGGTGTGCCGCGCCGAGCGTTGGCTTTCGGGCAATATGCAGCTTATGCCCTGCGCGAAGGGTTGCGAATAGATAAGCCCGACGTAATTTGGGGAATCAGTACGCCCTTGACGGCGGCTTGGGCCGCCGCTCAGGTGGCTCGTTGGCGCCGAATACAGTGGGTATTTGAGGTGCAGGACTTGTGGCCTTCGTTTCCGGTAGCCATGGGAGCGGTGCCTAACAAGTGGGCGCAAAAGCAGATGTTCTCTGTAGAAAAAAGCTTGTATCAGTCGGCTCGTCATATCCTGCCGTTGTCGCCGGGTATGACTGATTACATACGCCGTTTAGGAATTCCCGAGGAGAAGCTAACTACTGTGCTCAACGGTACTGACCTCGACTTGGCGGCCCGTGCCACCGATAGCGCTATAGCTGATTTACGTCAACAGCTTCAGCTGCAAGGTCGACGAGTTGTTCTGTACGCAGGCACCTTTGGGCGAGCTAACAACATCCCGATGCTGGTGGCTGCTGCAGTAGCCCTGGCCGCTAAGTGTCCAGAAGTTGTTTGGTTGTTCATGGGGCATGGCTACGACGAGCCTCTGCTGAGAGAAGCCGCTATCAATCACTCCTATATCCGCCTAGTGCCTCCGCAACCGCGTCATGCGGTATTCACATGGTTTAAGTTAGCTGATGTATCTGTGGTGTCGTTTCTAGGAATGCCTGTATTAGATGCAAACTCCCCAGCTAAGCTCTACGATAGCTTGGCTGTGGGCACTCCTGTAATCATTACCAATAGCGGCTGGACGCGCGACTTGGTCGAAAGCAATAAATGCGGATGGTACTCTCCAGCCGACAACGCAATTGCTCTAGCGGAACAGTTACGCAAGCTGTTTGAGCATCCTCGACAGCTGCGTGTAGCAGGTGAGGCCGGCCGAGAGTTAGCTGCAAACGCCTTTGACCGTCAGAAAATAGCGGCTATTATGCAGGATAGGCTCGAGCAAGCTATTACATGA
- a CDS encoding RNA polymerase sigma factor, whose protein sequence is METMQPSDSALISLYIAGKEEAFAQLLERHKARVFTTIMLIVRDEDVADDLLQDTFIKAIHTMKSGRYNEEGKFSSWICRIAHNLAIDFFRREKRSPLLNLDTTSHAFNTLSHAEEGVESALTREETYARLRELIQDLPAAQKEVLVMRHYGDMSFQEIADATGVSINTALGRMRYALINLRKKMAVQPTLYDQNLTQREAAPVRVQRIAS, encoded by the coding sequence ATGGAAACCATGCAGCCGAGCGACTCCGCTCTGATTTCACTATATATTGCCGGCAAAGAAGAAGCCTTCGCGCAATTGCTCGAACGTCATAAAGCCCGCGTCTTCACCACCATCATGCTGATTGTGCGTGATGAGGACGTGGCCGATGACTTGCTGCAGGATACCTTTATCAAGGCTATTCACACCATGAAAAGTGGTCGATACAACGAAGAGGGAAAATTCTCTTCTTGGATCTGCCGAATTGCTCACAACCTGGCCATTGATTTTTTCCGTCGCGAGAAGCGCAGCCCGCTGCTCAACCTCGACACAACGAGCCATGCTTTCAATACCCTCTCGCATGCCGAGGAGGGTGTGGAATCCGCTCTGACCCGGGAAGAAACCTACGCCCGACTCCGTGAACTGATACAGGATCTGCCAGCGGCTCAGAAGGAAGTACTAGTGATGCGCCACTACGGCGATATGAGCTTCCAAGAAATTGCCGACGCGACAGGGGTTAGTATCAACACTGCGCTGGGAAGGATGCGTTATGCGCTGATCAACCTTCGGAAGAAGATGGCCGTACAACCAACTCTCTATGATCAAAACCTTACCCAACGAGAAGCTGCTCCGGTACGTGTACAACGAATTGCCAGCTGA
- a CDS encoding GDSL-type esterase/lipase family protein, producing MWKTLATDFKGRPVLNRAFGGSRFPDAIQLFDKLVVRYRPRQVILYEGDNDIGAGATPAQVYDSFLQFEKLMREKLPEAELVFVSIKPSIARWALYPKMQEANSLIKQYIEAHPQRLRFADVGKPMLGPNGQPRSDLYVEDGLHMTPAGYEIWTRVLRPYLKK from the coding sequence ATGTGGAAGACGCTTGCCACGGATTTCAAAGGTCGACCGGTGTTAAACCGGGCATTTGGAGGCTCACGCTTTCCCGATGCTATTCAGTTGTTCGATAAGCTAGTAGTGCGTTATCGGCCGCGTCAGGTGATACTCTATGAGGGCGACAACGATATTGGAGCCGGTGCTACTCCCGCTCAGGTGTACGATTCGTTTCTACAGTTTGAGAAGCTGATGCGCGAAAAGTTGCCCGAAGCAGAATTGGTTTTTGTTTCGATCAAACCGAGCATAGCCCGCTGGGCATTGTATCCTAAGATGCAGGAAGCCAATTCTTTAATCAAGCAATACATTGAGGCGCATCCTCAGCGGTTGCGCTTCGCGGATGTTGGCAAGCCTATGCTTGGTCCTAATGGCCAGCCGCGCTCCGATCTATACGTAGAGGATGGCTTACACATGACCCCGGCCGGTTACGAAATCTGGACGCGGGTGCTGAGGCCGTATCTGAAGAAATAA
- a CDS encoding porin family protein, whose amino-acid sequence MKKLLLALLTVAASTGAASAQVEIGLKLSPSVTNLRTESPSASSFQNESSKLAIGGGLIVDYFFGQNYAFSTGLQLVGKGGTISYFNESDQKRYEQKIGIQYLEIPVTVKLFTNDVATDTKLYFQLGGSLGGAIAGKIDGNKRFTDPVTGNENKALDYVILPDAAVLLGFGAEYQLGQSTKVFAGLSYHRGLLNIDNYFEDERDLSDVTLKNSEFALDLGIKF is encoded by the coding sequence ATGAAAAAATTACTTCTAGCACTACTAACAGTGGCAGCTTCAACAGGCGCCGCTTCGGCACAAGTTGAAATCGGCCTGAAACTCTCGCCTTCTGTCACCAATCTGCGCACTGAATCGCCCTCAGCGTCCAGCTTTCAAAATGAAAGCAGCAAACTAGCCATTGGTGGAGGCCTGATAGTAGATTATTTCTTTGGCCAAAACTATGCCTTCAGCACAGGCTTGCAGTTGGTTGGTAAAGGCGGCACTATCAGCTATTTCAATGAATCCGACCAAAAACGCTATGAGCAAAAAATTGGAATTCAATACTTAGAAATACCCGTTACGGTCAAGCTCTTCACCAATGACGTGGCCACTGATACAAAGCTCTACTTTCAATTAGGTGGCTCTTTAGGTGGCGCTATTGCCGGGAAGATTGATGGAAACAAGCGCTTTACTGATCCGGTTACTGGCAATGAAAACAAGGCTCTTGATTACGTTATTCTCCCTGATGCTGCCGTATTGTTAGGTTTCGGCGCCGAATACCAGTTGGGACAAAGTACCAAGGTTTTCGCTGGTCTAAGCTACCACCGTGGCCTACTCAACATCGACAACTACTTTGAAGATGAGCGTGACCTCTCTGATGTAACGCTTAAAAACAGTGAATTTGCTCTTGATTTGGGCATCAAGTTTTAA
- a CDS encoding MFS transporter produces the protein MPTASATPRHDPYAALRLPEFRRFISARACMTLATQVQGVAVSWQMFKLTGDPLALGLIGLAEAIPSIVVSLYAGHLADSVRRKNIIVAMVAVLLLCSVALWLLASPTGLPLLTAGISFRVPLAGLVELKALPLYAVIFVSGVARGFLGPAVFSFMPQLMPAREHLANAITWNSTTWQTAAVVGPAIGGLLFAHFGMSVAYGVDIALMALSLLLFISIAGRPLPVTEGEKLNLKESVLSGMQFIFQNQLVLAALSLDLFAVLFGGAVALLPVFADKVLMVGADGLGYLRAAPAVGSVLMAVSLTYFPLRRKAGLKLLWAVAGFGLATILFALSSSFWLSLFLLFMTGVFDSVSVIVRSTLIHTYTPEYMKGRVSAVNNIFIGSSNEIGAFESGVTARLLGVVKSVVVGGAMTLLVVGITAWRADKLRRLDLTPKPVKA, from the coding sequence ATGCCCACTGCTTCTGCTACTCCGCGCCACGACCCCTATGCGGCTTTGCGCTTACCAGAGTTCCGCCGCTTTATTTCAGCCCGCGCGTGTATGACGCTGGCCACTCAAGTACAAGGAGTGGCTGTGAGTTGGCAGATGTTCAAACTAACCGGTGATCCACTTGCCTTGGGCCTGATTGGTTTAGCGGAGGCTATTCCTAGCATTGTTGTGTCTCTTTACGCCGGCCACCTTGCCGATTCGGTGCGTCGGAAGAATATTATTGTTGCTATGGTGGCCGTGTTGCTGTTGTGCTCGGTAGCGCTATGGCTGCTGGCTAGCCCGACAGGTTTGCCTCTCCTAACGGCTGGAATTAGTTTCCGAGTGCCGTTGGCTGGTCTCGTTGAGTTAAAAGCGTTGCCGCTCTACGCCGTAATATTTGTGAGTGGTGTGGCAAGAGGTTTCTTAGGGCCCGCTGTGTTTTCGTTTATGCCACAGCTTATGCCAGCTCGTGAGCACCTTGCCAACGCTATTACCTGGAATAGCACCACTTGGCAAACCGCAGCAGTAGTAGGACCAGCTATCGGTGGCTTATTGTTTGCGCACTTCGGTATGTCTGTCGCCTATGGCGTCGATATTGCTTTAATGGCTCTTTCGTTGCTGTTGTTTATCAGCATTGCCGGGCGGCCATTACCTGTTACAGAAGGGGAAAAGCTCAACTTGAAGGAAAGCGTTTTGAGTGGAATGCAGTTTATATTCCAAAACCAACTGGTACTGGCTGCTCTTTCGCTCGATCTTTTTGCCGTGTTATTTGGTGGAGCAGTGGCTTTGCTTCCTGTCTTTGCCGACAAAGTGCTGATGGTGGGGGCCGACGGGCTAGGCTATTTGCGGGCTGCGCCGGCAGTAGGTTCGGTGCTAATGGCGGTGTCGCTCACCTATTTTCCGCTCCGGCGAAAAGCAGGGCTTAAGTTGCTATGGGCAGTGGCAGGGTTTGGGTTGGCTACTATCCTGTTCGCTTTATCAAGCAGCTTCTGGCTTTCGCTGTTCCTCCTGTTTATGACGGGTGTCTTCGATTCAGTGTCAGTTATTGTCCGTTCGACTCTTATTCATACTTATACACCAGAGTATATGAAAGGTCGAGTATCAGCGGTCAACAACATCTTCATTGGTTCATCCAACGAAATTGGCGCCTTCGAGTCGGGCGTTACTGCACGACTATTGGGCGTGGTTAAGTCTGTGGTAGTTGGGGGAGCTATGACGCTGCTGGTGGTAGGAATAACCGCATGGCGAGCCGACAAGCTACGACGCCTTGACTTAACGCCAAAGCCAGTGAAAGCGTAG